The Stenotrophomonas sp. ASS1 genome segment GCCTGCCAGGGCCGTTCGCCGGAACCCGGAAAGGAGCCGCCCGCCGGTGACGCGCCCAGCGCGGAGAAGGCCGCCGCCGACGGCAAGATGCGCTGGAGCGAGGCGGTGGTCTGGGATGGCGATCTCAACGCCTGCCGCCAGGGCGAGAATGCGGCCACCCGCGAGTGCCTGCGCGATGCGATGCGCGCCGGTGGCGCCAGCGCCGATGCCATTGCTGCCGCCGAGCAGTTGTCCACCGGCGGTGAGCTGGCCTATGTGACGGCCTGGCACGAGAACGAAGGCCTGGGCATTGCCACGGTCGAGTATCCGTTCCGCGCCAACACCAATGAAGGCACCCGCCTGGTCGACGCCAGCGGCAAGCGCATCGATGTGGATGCCGTGCAATTGGACGACACCCTGCGTGCCGACCCCGCCGTGCAGGAACTGCTGAAGGCCAACCCGCAGGCCACGCCGTTCGCCCCGGCGCAGTCGGCCGGGGCCACGCCACTGGAGAATGGCGGCATCCGCGTGATGTATCGCACGCCACTGCGCGACTGCCACGCCTGCTCGGATGTGGGCCAGCTGCAGATCGCCTACGACTTCGACGCCAAGCGCAACTTCATCGGCCAGCAGGTGGTGCCGGCGACGCCGTAAGGTCACCGGCGTCTGTAGAGCCGAGCCATGCTCGGCTCATTGAATGCAGCCGAGCATGGCTCGGCTCCACATCATCGCCACTAGCAAGACCCTTCACTCGAATTCGCAAGAATCGTCCGCGACGTCCACCGGCTCTTCGAGGCCGGCCATCCGCACATCGTGCTTGTTTCCACCAGAACCCTTCATTGCCACCTCAGGCATAGCAGACCAAGCTTTCAATTCGAGGAGATATCAGCTCGGCACCGTCCCAGCGGATGATTTCCAGCTCCAGCAGACGGTCGTTTGCGTCCGCATGAAGAATCGGCGTGAGTTCAGCACCATCTGCGTCCTGCATCTGCAGCTCGACGGGATACGCGTGCTGGCCTTGGTACGGAGGGCGCTCATATCCGGAAATGACGAATCCCACCCGAGCTCCACCAAGACCCATTTCCACGGCCGCTGCGAGAGCAAGGTCGGCGTGAAGCTGCGAGGCAGAGGCCTCAGGCAGATGAGATGCCACAGCCTCGATCAACTGCCTTTCAAAGCAGGAAACAGCACGCGTCGGATTGCTCATCGCATCGTTGATCTCAGGGTTGCTCCCGTACCGACTCACCGCGCCCCCCGGCCCTGCTTACATCGCGTTGGACTGGTGCTGGAGTGCCGCATGCAGAATCCACGTTTCAGTGACACTTGGCAATGACCGACGAGCATGTAATGGATCGCAAACTGCATCCACGCATGGCGTGGATCTACCGGTACGCCTGCACCTGCTTCCTCAGCAGATGCGGCACGATCAACCGATGCACCGGGGCGACCGGCAGCATGTACACGCGCCCGAACGCGTTGTGCGTATGCACCACCGTCGCCACTTCCAGCACGTCGCCCTGCCACTGCAGCGCCAGCTGCACGCGCAGGTGGCGGTCGTCGTCTTCCAGCACGATGGCATCGTCGTCCAGCGACTGCAGGGTGAAGATGCCCAGCCGCTGGCCGGGTTGAGGATCCTCAACATCCTGCACCGCACGCAACGAGCCCAGGTGCTTCATGCCGAGCAGGCGCATGCCGCGATTGCGCAGTGCCATCAGCCCATCGAACCAGCCGGGAATGGTCGCGGCCATATCGCGGTAGGCCTGCAGGGCCGAGCGCCCATCGCGACGAGTCGTCGCCTGGCAGGCGTGCACGAAGTCGGCACCGGGCAATTGCGCACGCAGCACACTGCAGGCAGTTGGCGGCCTGCTCACGACGGACGCACTGCTCACGGCTTCGGTCCCTGCCCCTCGTTGTCTTCCCAATGCAGGATGCGGCGGGTGACGAAGCGATAGACCGGCTTGCCGGTAGCGAACCACAGTTCGCGCACCCACGAGGTGCGCTTGAGCACGCGCTTCTCCACCGGGGTGAGCGACTCGCGGCAATACATGCGCTTGTGCTTGAGCAGGTGGCGCAGGTCCTCGCGGGCCAGCAGCCGCATCCAGCGCGAGCGCGGGTTGCCTATCACCGCCAGCTGGAAGTCGATCAGCGCTGGACGACCGTCTTCGGTGACCAGCCAGTTGGCTTCCTTGGCCAGATCGTTGTGGGCCACGCCATTGCGGTGCAGCTGCTGCAGCAGCCGACGCGCCGAGCGGAACCAGGCCAGGTCACCGCGTGGTGGACGCTGGTACATGGCATCGCCGGCCATGAAGCTGCGGTCGAGGTGACGGCCATCCCACGCCAGCAGCTGCGGCACATCGGCCATGCCGTGGATGTGGCGCAGCGCGCGTGCTTCGCGGCGGGCCAGCCACCAGGCCGGCAGCCGCAGCCACAGCGGTGTGGCGCCCAGATCACGGCGCACGAAGGGGCCATCGGGCCCTTTCACAAGAAGGATCTGGCCGAAGCTGTCGGCCTTCAAAGCGTGCGGTGGAGCGTCTGGCGTATGCGGCATGGGGCCATTCTAGGCGAAGGCGCCGGTTGCAAACGGTCACGAAGCGGCTGGGAACCAGTCACCTTCACGCCCCTATAATCGGGCAATGGACTCTTCATGGATCGACGCCACGCTCGCGTGGATTGCCGCTCACCCCGTGTTGGCGGGTGCCGTTATCTTCCTCATCGCCTTCTGCGATGCGGTGATCATTCTTGGCGCCATCGTGCCGGCGCTGCCGTTGCTGTTCGCGGTGGGCGTGTTCATCGGCCTGGGCCAGATCTCCGGGCCGTACGCGGTGGCGGCTGCAGCCCTGGGCGCATTTGCGGGCGACGGTATCAGTTACTGGATCGG includes the following:
- a CDS encoding DUF2867 domain-containing protein, translated to MSSASVVSRPPTACSVLRAQLPGADFVHACQATTRRDGRSALQAYRDMAATIPGWFDGLMALRNRGMRLLGMKHLGSLRAVQDVEDPQPGQRLGIFTLQSLDDDAIVLEDDDRHLRVQLALQWQGDVLEVATVVHTHNAFGRVYMLPVAPVHRLIVPHLLRKQVQAYR
- a CDS encoding serine/threonine-protein kinase, with the protein product MPHTPDAPPHALKADSFGQILLVKGPDGPFVRRDLGATPLWLRLPAWWLARREARALRHIHGMADVPQLLAWDGRHLDRSFMAGDAMYQRPPRGDLAWFRSARRLLQQLHRNGVAHNDLAKEANWLVTEDGRPALIDFQLAVIGNPRSRWMRLLAREDLRHLLKHKRMYCRESLTPVEKRVLKRTSWVRELWFATGKPVYRFVTRRILHWEDNEGQGPKP